The DNA window caaattacaaatgtttttataaagaatagcGTAAATCTACGGTATCAGACTTCACATATTATAAAGCTATTTACCTGCATGAAGTAGGATATAAATCCACAAAATACGACGCCAGTATCCCCATACCGAGGTTTGTACACGTGAACACCATTAACAGAAATACACTTGAAATGGGCTCAGGCATCAAGCTGAGCAAGGCCCCGCTTACAGTCGATATACACAAGATCGACAGTAGCACAGTCCGCCGCCATTTCATGAGGTACGAGATTACAAAGGTGAGGAACGCATAAATGCACTGAGCTGTGAATAAAGTTGTGATGACATTGTTCTCGATGTACCCGAGGCAGATATCTGGCGTCtggaaataaaatcatttataaccAGCTGATTAAAAAGCCattgattttttaaagttaaaattagtaaataatcacTTTATCATCAAATCAATTTtctcaagtaaacttcacaattaaacaattttgaatcgtcgatatttaaatactatcacCGTTTCAGAAAGCAGACTCCAGCGAGAAGAAATGACAAGAAACTTATATAGTACTCTCTTCAAATAGACAGATTTACAATAActagtgtcctgtgatggaaaACAAGCCTAAATACAAGcgttttttctaaaaagtattatgttaataaattagtaataaatgaatctatttattaatttagtcttaataaacttcttaataatagtaaatgttaaattgattatatttcccggTATCTCATTATATGCGTATCGTAAAATCCCCTATCAACCAATTTTAGGAACTTTTTCATTTAAGGATTTGACGGTCACCTACCACTTTATTTGGTGTCTCTATTGTGGTATTCGTTGACGCGGCAATCGACTCCTGTTTCATGGAGATCAACGTGCAGATGTCTCCGGTGGTGGTATTCGTCTGACTCAGGTTCATCCTGACGAGGTTCATGATGTAAGGCAGCCATACTAAGAGGCTGTTATTACTGAAAAATAGTTCAACAATTTTTTCACTAGGTCAACAATTCATTTTCATGTATCTGTATTAACAAAAGCAATCTGgagtttatttagtaaaattccACTCCCATTTCTGACGtccattaatttattcaataggACGGGGAAATggatcatctgatggtaagtagacACCACCCCCAATAGTCACCGCCAatatactatatagtatatTGGCGGTGACATATAGCATATGCTAATCTTTGGAGTtaggatgttatgtcacttgagCGTGTTGCATTAtttcactcactcttcaaatctGAACTCAAGTTAGTCAGATAAGTAAGTTTGCGGTAGTCTTATCGACTTGACAAAGTTCTTACATCAAGTATAGTATAGATAAAAATTTCTCAATGAaccattattgtttttaattacatatagaACATAgttacgacgacctccgtggtcgagtggtgtgtacaccggttttcatgggtacgccactccgaggtcccgggttcgattcccggccgtcaatgtagattatcattagttttctatgttgtcttgggtctgggtgtttgtggtaccgtcgttacttctgattttcataacacaagtgctatagctgcttacattgggatcaaagtaatgtatgtgatgttgtctcatatttatttattagataacaATAAGTAATGATTTTTATGCTCACGTAAAATACACAACAGCTACAATGAAGAAGAGTTGCAATGTCCTCCACAGCATAGGTGGTCGGAATAGTGGGGCACTCAGCTCATACATAGCACGAAAGAGCGACCTTTGTTTCGAGGCGACTGCATCTTCCAAATATATGGACGTTATCTGAAAATAGAAGAACAATGTAAGTTGCAATTGAAGCAGAGAGTTGGAGCAATAGTGCAAGATCTTTTCTAGAACAAATAATCGATCTTATTGTCTCCCCAGGAAACAGGACGGAAACTAACCATTCAAGAGAAATTCAGAATGAAGATTCAAAGGAGAACTGCGGCTAGCATTTATAAGATCAACTTTGCTTAGCTTATAAGTTTCAATCTTTCCTATAGTTCAAGATCTGTTTGTAAGTGAACAGTTTAGGACggtttattatttagaataaataacaaaatccaATAATACTTAATTGGCTCAAGAAGGGTTTAGAACCCAAGACACAAAATTCTGGTAGGTTGTGGTTACTCTTGATACTTACTTGTAAGCCTTCCTTAGAGCATCGATTGTTTATAGCATGCATAGATTTTAACACTTCGATCGCCTCATCGTTCCGACCAGCGTTTATCAAAAACTTAGGACTTTCGTGGAAGAAACAGATCGCGACACCACCTATCCCTGATGGTATCGCCAGGACGATGATGAGGAGACGCCACGGAGTAAAATTAATGCCCAGCAATGGTATTTCAGACTTGAAGTTGAGTAAAAGGGTTGGGTAGgttaaaactgaaataaaaaagaaattaacataaataaaagcttttttaaagtatattttttagtatatcataagaactttttaattattaaggtCAAGTTACACAAGTTACGGAAAATTGTGCAACTTTATTACCTTATGACTTTATTGCTTTGATGCAGATGTAGAACATATTTAATGCCAATCAAAAtggataaaaaaaacttaaatctaTGGTGGTAACAACTCATTATCCGATTACCCATTTGGCAGACTGCCTTCCAGCAGTATAAAGCACATGTTGAAgtattgtaacatttttttaaatgtttaaatttaaggtCCTCGCTTCGACTCCCAGTTACGTATGTTTGTATGACTGTATGTTTTGTATTCAGGATTATCTCAAAAACTGCTGATCTGATTTGTTAGTGTTAGCGCATACTTTTCAGTTTAGATTCGTTAAATTGTTGGTTGATCCACAAATAACGGGACCTCCTAACACACTTAAgatatgtgtgtgtgagtgtgacCTTGACCTAGACCAAATATGTTAAACTTACTGGCTCCTATCCCTGGTGATAAGATAAGCAGACAAGTCATTAACAGCATGTATTTGCTTCTCACTCGCTTGATGCAAGATTCCCCCACCAACGTGTAAGTAGCGGAGTTAGCTGCACATGAgctgaaaatatttacaataaacctTAAGTAATAATAGATAAACACCTACATTGAAAGCAGAGGAGggcattctttttttaaatagcccTTATAAGAACTTTTGATTTGGATAAATCGAATACAGATCTAATCTATTCTAAAGCTATTATCTCAATTCAAcaatagcttgtaaatttccgaTTTCTgacctaaggcctcctctttaaAGAGAAcgttttttgtaacatatttcaccacactaTTCCAACGCGGGttaatggaatacacatgtttctatgaaattagacatatgcaagtttgctcacgatgttttccttcaccgttgagcgcgagatgaattataaacccaaattaagcacatgaatattcagtggtgcttgtctgggtttgaacccgcacacatcggttaagatgtacgcgttctaaccactgggccatctcggctcttaatctCTGTGAAAAATcagattatattttcttaatgtaaATATCGCATTATAGAAATATGTGTGTTTGTGCTTCCATCGGAGCAAATGATTTGGTTAGTAGCACGTAGTTCTCTTGATCTTGacaataatatatgttgatTGCTATGGGTCCCGTTACACTGttgttgaaattaattatatagttcAATTAATGTGGGTCAATTTAATGAATTCCTGAATTAATTGCTTCGTATTTTTCCATTGTTAAAACGCCACCATCATATTAATTGACGGGACGAAAATATTCCGATACCAAAAATGGAAAGACTTATAAGTTAATTGTTGAGTACTTTGTTTTGAAGCTAGATTTATAGTTTCATCAATGAAAGCTGTTAGTGgagatactatatataatatatataggaaTTGAATAAGAATAtcttaattgatactttttcaaattttttgaaatttcaatGCGAATAAGGCTGATAAGACTAACCAAGTAGAAAATCAGGATAGAACACTTTTAAGCAGTATCacttataaaatctatatttagaaTTTTGGCCCTTAAGACCTATTTGTATATTCGGACATGCACACATTtagaaaacattaattttaaaacaattttttacaagGCTGTAAAGCAATGTGACGAAACGAATTGGTTCACTATTCAGCTCTTTGTTGCCGATCAAGCTACGTATATAAAGCTCGTTTTCAGTAGATCGATGTTAAAAGTAAGAACGGtggcaaataattatatttgcgaATTAAAATTACGTATCACAGTTTTTGATCATTTCGCGAAAGAAACACGTGGTGAGTTTGTCTAGGTTAACACCGCTGTCCCGTGTTTTGTGTTCgtccttatttttaaaaagataataatttgtttgttatattattgttatatgtaatttatttccgtctcggtaggtaccactcattcaTCGCGTATTCTATCACTAATCAATAACACTTATAAACAGGTGACCAGGTGTACTACATATTGGAGGTATaagaaatgttatatatttcttacaccgcCAATGTCAGGCattgatgaccacttaccatcaggtacctAATTTTCTATGCAATCATGccataaaaacacattaaaatgatttatatatcaGTTTTAGTGGACCAAGGATGCagtattaacaattataatcaaataaataattatgaaataatcttACAAGCAAACGGAGAAAAACTTCATCAGGGCGAGGAACAGCCAGTTGGTAGAGATGCTGGCGAGACATGACAACACGAACGCAGCTTGGACGGACACGATCAGCGAAAACTTGCGGCCTCGAGTGTCCGAGATGTAGCCCCAAGGAAAGGAAACCAGCAGGATACCTGGgaacaaaatattacttaaagaaatcattacatagtataaaacaaagtcgcttaccgctgtctgtccctatgtatgcttagatctttaaacttacgtaacggattttaatgcaatttttttatagatggagtgattcgagaagcaagtttttgtatataatacatggacaatatagtatagaaacgctgacaattttatataacttagtTATACAGACTTTCAATGGTAGGTGTGTGtttataaaaaggtaaaaacACTATGATAAACGAAATTGCAAGGACATATGCCATCTTATTCTCATACAGAAATAATCTGTTGTTTTAACTTTTGATAAAAACAACGTTTAGGTATCGTTATAACACGTTTCAAAGAATATTCTGCCACGTTTGACACCAACCCATATTGGTACAATTTGGTGACAAAGTCGGAGCTCTGTATATGCCTGGTGGGGTGACATTTACAGATTACAACCACCAAACGTGGCTATATGtataaattgcttttaatatCGAGGCAAAAGATAACACCTCCCTTCCACaagtaaaataatgtatataaattataaaggcaCACAATATCCTGTagtgtatacaaaatttaaaaatgaattatagatattaattaaattatttaccaacATAAGGCAGTGACGTTAAAATTCCCTTCTGTGAGACGGTGATGTTGAGGTCACAGGCCGCTGCCACCACCAACCCGAAGCCAAACAGATCCACGCCGATCGCGAGAAGTATCAACCCACACGTGAGGACCAGCAGAAAGTTGTACAAGCCATTACCTGCGgga is part of the Vanessa cardui chromosome 14, ilVanCard2.1, whole genome shotgun sequence genome and encodes:
- the LOC124535443 gene encoding solute carrier family 22 member 5-like is translated as MDKEPPTAFEDALERTGNGLYNFLLVLTCGLILLAIGVDLFGFGLVVAAACDLNITVSQKGILTSLPYVGILLVSFPWGYISDTRGRKFSLIVSVQAAFVLSCLASISTNWLFLALMKFFSVCFSCAANSATYTLVGESCIKRVRSKYMLLMTCLLILSPGIGAILTYPTLLLNFKSEIPLLGINFTPWRLLIIVLAIPSGIGGVAICFFHESPKFLINAGRNDEAIEVLKSMHAINNRCSKEGLQITSIYLEDAVASKQRSLFRAMYELSAPLFRPPMLWRTLQLFFIVAVVYFTNNSLLVWLPYIMNLVRMNLSQTNTTTGDICTLISMKQESIAASTNTTIETPNKVTPDICLGYIENNVITTLFTAQCIYAFLTFVISYLMKWRRTVLLSILCISTVSGALLSLMPEPISSVFLLMVFTCTNLGMGILASYFVDLYPTSCRGMVACLSIMVGRTSTFIGINVVGNLIFYHCHITFYMWSLLVFSSVIASWFLPPDKPLKH